TGTTGAATGCTGCGGTTGCGGTATCGAAGTCCCGGAGGGATACCGCCGCGGCGACCTATGCCGCGCTCATCGCCACCGGATCGACAGCGACGCAGGCGCAGAAGGACGCGGCGCTTGCTGCCAAGAATACGGCGCAGTCGAACTACCAAGCCGATCTTGACTCGCAGCATGCACTTCGTGTGGCAAGCGCCACTGTGGCGGCTGACAACGGAAAGCTCACGCGGGTGGACAAGGCCAAGTCGGGTCTGGATTCAATTCACACCGCGCTGACCAATGCGGTCAATGGCTCGATCGTCAAGGTTACCAAGTTGAATTCCGGCTCTGTCGCGCCTGCGGATGCGAGCACGCCAGACAAGTCGCTCGAGCAATTCATCAATGTTTGGAACGACCTTTCGACCACCTATGCGGACAAGACCAATGCGGCCAAAACCGCGTCGAGTTCGAGCGGCACGCCGATGGCCTATACCGTCGAGATCAACGACACGAGTGCGCGGCTGGGCAATATTTCGTTCAATGCCGACGTGTTGCGCAGCACCTATGCCAACGAGACCACCAGCAAGGCGTATGTCAATGCGCCCGGCTCGGCGAAGATTCTGATCACCAACAACACCTCCAACACGCTGAAGCTGAACAACCTGATCATTCCGACCTATGACGCGGGCAATGTGCGGATGAACGGTGTGCTGGTTTATTCGAACGACGATATCCGTGATCTCAACAAGGGCGGGATCGCTCCCAACTTCAAGCAGGTGGAGACCGCACGCACGTCGAGCCGTGGCGAGGTCACGATCAAGTCGAACTACAACCCGGAAGACTCGGCGTTCTTTGATCCCGGCTCCTCGAAGGCGCAGATCGCCAATCGGCGGTTGCCGCCCGATATCATTCTGGAAACCGGCGCGATTATCGAAAATACCCGCGGTGCCGTGAAGATCGAAAGCGCGGCCGGCAATATCTATGTCCGTGGCAAGATCAATGCCGGGTCGGTGGATATTCTGGCCAAGAACGGCGATTTCGTTTCAAGCTATGTCAACGGGTTCAACCATATCGGCGGCGATCCGGCGAGCTTCAGCGATCCCACCGACGCGAGCGAAGCGGGCAGAGGCATCACCGCCAACGGGTCGGTGTCCATCGCGGCGCGCTATCTCAATATCAACAGCACGATTCAGAGCGGCATCGCCGACTGGAACCTGACGCTCGATGGCAATCCGACGTTGACGGCGCTGCCCGGGGCTGTCGGCCTGTCGCAGAGCTATATCAACGGGCTGATCACGGCGAACAAGAATGCGACCGTGCCCGCCACGACAATGGACTTGGGCGGTGGGCTGACGCTGAGCTTCGTGCCGGTCGGGGTTGATCCCGATGAATTGGCCGATGTCGTGGCCCAGTATAACGCTGAAGTGGTGAAAAATCCGACCACATCGCCGGTGCGCACGCTGACGATCAAAGGTGTGCCGACGCAGGTGAACATCAAGGATTACCTGTCCGGCCAGATCGACGGCCGTCTGGAGTTCACCAAGGCGTTTGCCGATGACTATACGGCGCGCAATGGTGGCGATGGCGTGTTTACGGTCGTTTCGTCCAACCCGAACGACAATATCGGCGCCTCTTATGACGCGAAGAACCAGCAGTATCTGGTCAACGGCGCGAGCGTGCATGGCGGATATATCCAGCTCTTCGGTCAAGTGATGAACACCTCGGATACCGGCGGGAAGCTCAACGTTCTCGATGGGTTCGGGACGATCAACGTCACTAATACCAGCGATATCCCGCTTGTTCTGAAGACCCTGAGCACGGGCGAAGATCCCACCGGAACGCTGCGCGGCACGGAAGGGAAAATCGAGATCACGGACGTCACCGGGGTCAATGTCTCTGTGCCGTCCAATCCGGTGGTGTCTGTCCGCAAGACGGTTTACACCCGCGTTTACACCCCGGGCGACGCCACCGGCACCGTGAAGGTTGCCCAGCAGACCGGCCATATCGACAACGCCACCGGCGCGTTGATCTTCGGCGCTGGGCCGAGCGTGAGCAATGGCGGCGACCGCAGCTCCAGCTATGCGCCGGACAGGTATCAGCGTTATGTCTGGACCACGGGGGCGAAATATACCTCCACTGCGCATTTCAAGCATACCAGCACTCAGCTTTTCGGGGCGGATTTCCTGACGGTCTCGGATATTCAGCAACTCACCCGGACCGACGGGCCGCACCAGACCGAGGTCAAGCGCCTGAAGAATGGCACCTATCTGTCCACCGACAAGACGCAGATCGGCAATGATCCGATTGATTTCACGGTCAACGGGGTGGTGATCCAGAAAAACCCGGCGACGAAACTCAATACCGATGCCAGCGTCGACGGGACGGCGTTGGTCACGTCTACCTCGTCTTATATTGATCCGAGCAAGAATGACGTTCAACAGACGTCGTCGTCGACACGGAAATGTAACTGGTGGACGCTTTGTATCGTGTCGAGCGTGACCACCTATTATGCGCTGAAACAGGAATACACCACGATCACCACCAAGTCGCTTCAGGCGGATCACCCAATTTCGGTGAACTTCATCGGTGACAACAAGGGTGCGATCAACATTGCCTCGAAAGGCGACGTGGTGTTGAACAGCAACCTCAAGAACGTGGCGGGCACGACGACGATCACCGCGAATGGCACGGATACGTCGATCATTCAGGGCTCGAAGAATGCGTTGCTGAGCACGCAGATCGCCAAGCTCACGGCGAGCGGCTATGTCGGTGGCATCACGGCCCCGAGCGCGCCGGCGAATGCGGCGGGCCTGTCGCTTTCGGTGAACCTGACCGGGGCCGAGGCGGGCAACGGTTATTTCAGCGCCAGTGCGGGCAATGGCAACGTGTCGGTGATCAGCCGGGGCGATATCATCGCCGGCCGGATCACCGCCGCAGGCGATGCAGCGCTCGATCCGAAAACCACGCGCGGGAATGTCGATCTGTTCTCCTACGGGTCGATCAAGGCGCATGACAGCAATTCGCTGATTCAGGGCTGGCAGGTCGGGCTGACCGCGCTTGGCGGGGATATTGGCGAAGCGCCGGCTTATGATCCGGCAACGTGGAATGCGGCCCAGCAGAACAAGCTTTTGCACGTCAACACCGGTTACACCACCGATCAGGGCCTGCGCCCGTTCAGCGATGCGCCGTCGAATGCGGTGCTGGGTCTGACGGCGGTTGCGTCGGGCGATATCGGTATTCGCTCGACAGGGTGGGCCGGGAATACCGATGGCAGCGCGTCCGACGGCACGATGTTGATCAATCAGGCGCTGTCGCTGGGCGGGAACGTCACGCTGGCTTCGACGGGGCAGATTCTCGATAACAACCCGGTCGAGACAATTGATACACGCACCTATAACCAGCTGCTTGGCTATTGGGACAGCCTTGGCCTGCTGGCCGACTCGAGCGCGCGCGATGTGGGCACGGGCGGCGCGGTTCATGTCGATGGCATCACCAGCGGCAATAACGCGGCCAAGCAGCAAGCGAACGTCACCGCTTATGAGAACGTCAAGACCAAGCAATATCAACAGTATTGGCAGACCCGGAACATGCAGGCGGACGCGTCAGCGTTCGATCCGACATTCGAGGTCACGCTGGCCACGGATTCGGCACAATACAAAGCGCTGACCGCCTATTACACGGATCAGGTCAAGACCGAGCACCCCGCCTATTCCGATGCCGAGGTCAAAACGGCGGTAGAGGCGCATATCTCCGGCCCCTTCGACCCGGCCCATCCCGATCAACTCAGCTATGAAGCTGAGCAAACCAAAACCTACCGCGAATTGAACGATACGTTCGGCGACACGACATATGACGCGAGCTACGCATACGTCGCCTCCGCCACTGAGCGGGATCAGTTGACTGTCGGGTCGGTCTGGACCGAGCGCGAACTGGCATTCTCGATTGCACCGGGCGCGTTGAAGACCGTGACCGGAACCAATCCGGTGATCAAGGATCCCAACGTCTCGGGGCGCACTGTGACCATTCTTGCCAACAAGGGCATTGGCGAAACAGTCTCGGACGGGCATGGCGGTCAGGGCGTTTCCATCCGCTCCGACCTTGACCCGGCGCTGCTGAGCACGGATCAGAAGGTGGCCTTGGCCGCAGCGGAAAGAACCGATCTGTTGCTGACGATTACCACATCCTCCGGTGACGTCGAGATTCCGCTATGGCAGAAATACGACACCCTGACATCGGCGCAAAAGGCTGCGTTTGATGCCGCGGCAGCGGGCGAAGTCTCGCCGCAGGACACGCTTCTTACTGTGCTTAGCAAACGGCCACTCAATTTCAACGCGACTGACAAGCTGAATGTGAATGTGGCGACAGCGGCGGGGGCCGATCCGCGCAGCGATATCGGCAAAGCATACCTTGCGTCGCGCAGTGGCGCATTGCTGGGGGCGGTTGCCACGCGTGGTGAAACCCGCATCAAGGTGCGCAGCGATATCATGAACGCCGCCACCGGCAGCACGATTGCAACCGGCAACCTGATCCTCGAATCCTCGCAAGGCGGGATCGGGGCAACGGGCACGCCGCTGAAACTGGCGCTTCCAAGCGGGTCAACCACCACGGCGCGCGCGCAAAACGGCGTGAACCTTGAATTCGCGTCAGGTGGGAAAATCGACACGATCTATTCGCCACAGGATATCAAGCTGACGGCGGTGAACGGCGATTTGACCAATGCCAACGGGGATCTGCTGATCAACATCCTTGGCACCAATGTCGACCTAAACGCCGCAAACGGCGCGATCGGGGCCGCAAGCAGCAGCCTGAACGTGGGTGTGAATGTCGGCGGTGAGATTACCGCGGATGCGCGCGATGGGATCATGCTGCGCGGTCCGCTCGGATCGAAATTCGTGATAGCGCATGCCAAATCGGCAAATGGCGGCACGATCACGCTGGAAGGGGCTGACGAGAGCATCATTGACGGTGATGTGGAGACAGCCGGGCCGGTCAATCTCGTGGCAGGCGGACGCCAGGTGCTGACCGGCAATGCCGATGTGACCTCGGGCGCAGATGTTGTCAGTGTGGCGGCGGGTTCGCTCAAGATGCTGAATGGCTCTGCGATGTTGGCGGCGGGTCAGGTGGTTGTCACGACGGCCGGCGATGCCTTGGTGACCGCAATCAAATCGACGAGCGCGTTGATTGATGCGGTGTCGATTACCGTCGGTGGCCGGGTGTTTGCCGGCACGCTTGACGCGCGCCCCTATGACATTAGCGCGATGACTGCAGGCGCCGGGGTCAAGATCGTCGCCGGGCTCGGCATCGGCGACAAGACCATGACGAATGAGACCGCCGATGAGAATGTCGTGACCGACAGCGCCAATCCGCTGCGCATCCTGACCAACTCGCTTGCGGCCACGGCAAGCGATGGCTCGATCAATGCGGCGGCGTTGAGCGACATGATCCTGAGCGCGCCGACGGCGGCATTGGGGGGCATCACGATCAACGGTGCCGGGACGCTCGACATCCGGGATGCATCAAGCGGCGGCAGCCAGATCTTCACGGCGCAGAATGATCTTACCTTCACGCAGCTGACCACCACCGGTCTGCCAACGGATGTGGGCGATGTTACGGTCACGTCGGTCAACGGCGCGGTGACAGGTGGCAATATCGACGCCAATGGCTCCTCTACCATCAACGGTAATGGCGTGACCTTTGACACGCTAAGGGCGGGGCGTGATTCAACCATCGTTTCGACCGGCGATATCACCGGGAACACCCAGATCGCCAATGGGCGTATTGATGATACCGCCGGTGCGGGCGGTGGGCCGGGCACGATCAATATCGGAACGCTGCGTGCGGCCGAGCTGTTCTTGCAAGCGACCACGGAGCTAATCCTGCCGAATATCGAGGCGGGCGATAACGTCACGCTGCGTTCGGACAAGATCACCGCCGGGATTACGCAGGTGCCCAACGGGCCTGATCCGCTGCACATGACGTTGACCGGTGTGACCGATGTGCCCGGAACCGTGGCTGATGTGACGGTCGATGCGCCGGCAGGGGTCGTGGTTGATAATCTGAGGTTCGTCGATACGGTATTCGACACCACGGCGACACGAACCGAGTTCAAGAACGCCTATGTTCCGGGCTCGCTGCTGCTGACCTCTCCGTTCCAGACGATCAAGGTGGATGACCGCACGCCATTGCCGCAATATGACAGCAATGTGCAGGTTCATGAGCCGAGTTTCAGCTTTTCGCTGACACTGGACGGGGTTGCGACGTCGACCACCGGCATTGTGGTGAATTACGATGAGACTGCGGATCTGACCGATAACCTTCCCTCGGCGCTTGACGGGATCAGCCTGCAGCGTGACACGATTCGCAAGATGTTGCAGGCGGACAGTCGGGTGATCGAGGCATGGGGGTCTGTCCTGCTTGATGACTTTGATGACGAGGATCTGCCGGACCTGTCCGATCTTGACGGTAAGGTTCTGGTCATTGGCGGGGTGGAATACATGGTCTATGTGCCAGCGACGGGGCCGGCCGTCTTGCTGCCGATCCAACGACAGTCCAGTATGAATGAATAAAAGACCCAACGAGCAGAGTAGCAGGACTCCGCCTTCCTCCAGATCAGGTGCTTACATGTCAAATTCGAGTCGTTATTTGCCAATTGCCGCCGTGGCTGTGTTTGTTGCTGGGTGCAGTCTGATCGGGGGGACGCCGGTATCCGCGCAGGCGGTCACGCCGCAGCAGGGCAATATTCAGGGCAAGATCGCGCAGCAGACCAGAGAGAAGCTGCAAGAGCGCGATGCAGAATCTCGCGTGAAGCAGCAGGGCCCGGCGGTTGTGACGGACCCGCTCAACCGGCGCGAGTTGCCCGCGCCGGGTGGACCGACCGTGTTGCTGAAATCGGTCGCGTTTGAGCCGGGATCGGCCTTCCTGACGCGGGCCGAGTTGGACGGGATCGCGGGAAAATACCAAGGCAAGCGGGTCGATTTTTCGCAAATCTCCGAATTGGTGCGGGATGTGAATGATCTTTATGCCGAAAAGGGAATCGTGACCGCCGCCGCCATTCTGCCGCCGCAGCAATTGAGCGACGGCACGCTGGAGGTGCGACTGGTCGAAGGGCAGGTCGGCAAGGTGGCCTTGGTCGGGGAGCATCAGACCAAGAACGAGTTCATCTTTGATCGCGTCACGCTTGCCAAGGGCACCACCGTTGACGTGCCGACGGCGAGCAAGGATATTCAGCGCTTTAACGCGGTCAACCGGGCGCAGTTGCGTATGTTGCTCCAGCCCGGTGCGTCCTTTGGGTATACCGATCTGTTGCTGGGCATCACCGAACCGCCGAAACACGAGCTTCAGTTCTATCTCGACAATGAAGGAGTTGCTTCGACCGGACGGGGGCAGCTTTCCACGCTGTATCGCAGATACGGTCTGCTCGGCGTCGACGACACGTTGCTGGCCTATGTCGCCACAAGCGAGGGCAGCACTGCGGCGACACTGCGCTATGAGTTCCCGATCAACACCCATGGTACGCGGCTTGCAGCCAGCGTGACCGCCTCGAAAGTCAACGTTGTGCATGGCCCGACCAAGGTGCTCAACATCACGGGAGATTCGAAGTCGGCGAACCTCACGCTGTCGCATCCGCTGTTTGTCAATGAGAACTGGACCGTTCTCGGCACCGCAGCGGCATTCTACGGGACCAGTTCGTCAAAATCGGCGACTGTTCCGCTGGTGGACAGCAAGACGACCAAGCTCGCCCCCGGCGTGACCTTGTCCTATTCGGGTGACAAGGCGGCGATGACGACGCAGGTTCAGGGCGTGTTTGCCAAAGCCACCGACAATATTGCCGGATCGACGCGCGATATTTTCCTGCTCGCGGGCTCTTTCAGCGGTCAGTATTACCTTGAGAACGGCTTCAGTCTGGTGGGCACCGGGGCGTGGCAGCATACCAGTGCGAAACTGGTGCCGGGCAACCTGTTGTTTCAAATCGGAGGCCCGACGACGGTGCGCGGGTATCCCTCTGACGGGGTTGCGGGGGATAGCGGCTATTACGCCAGCATGGAGGTGCACAAGCAGTTCAACATGCCCCATGGTGTGCCCCTCGATGGGTATCTTTTCACCGACTTTGGCACGGTCTATTCGACCTTCCCGAAACATACCAATCTGGTTTCGGCCGGGGTTGGGGCGAATTACAATCTCAATGATCGTGTGAAGCTGTCGTTGTCGGTTGCGGCGCCATTGAAGCAGTCGGTGACCAATCAGTCGGATTATGTCGTATCCGCGATGATGACGTTTAACGCGTTTTGAATGAGAAGTGGGCACGTTCTGGCGTCACAGGGCCGTGCTTTCCTGAGCTCCTTTGAGGGAAAGCGGTGACGGGTTTCGAGATGCCGGTGGACCGCCCTTCGACGATGGAGCCGCGAATGCGTCGGCTTGGACGGATGTCGCGCCGATAGAGGTTGACGCTTCCCGGTACCCACGCCTTCTCCGACAGAACGACGCCGGAATTCCGCCGCCTTCAGGCCGAACTCGGCTCGTGCCGTTCTTTTCGGGAAACCGCGCGGATCACTGAAACGTTTTTTGCCCTGTGTGAAGCAGATTAACACAACTGTGCGCAACCAACCGGGCCGAGTCGCGCAATACTTCATTGACCGTGACTCCGCGCATAGCCCGCGATAGCGCGGGCTTATTGCGCGATCATGGCCAAGTTGCCTTGGCCCCGCTGGTGCAGGTTGGCGGAATTGAAAACGCCGTCTTGCAGGATCACGGCTTCGTTCAGGGTGCCGGAGACCACGGCGGTCAGCAGGTTGAACGTGCCGGTCTGCGACACGGCGGTCAGGTTTCTGTCGCCGGTCACGTTCACGCTGATATCGTTGCCTTGCCCGATCTGATGAAAATCACCCGGCATGAGCCCCGCCGCCGCCAGCCGGGCAAAGGAAAAGCCGGTGCCGTTGTTCTTGTCGCCCTCATAGAAGATGGTCGCCTCGTTACTGCCTTGCTGATCCAGTCGGGCAATGTTGTCACTGCCGATGACGTCGATATTGGCGGTGTTGTGCCCGCCGGTCGCATCGTCGTAATCCTGTGACGCAGTGACAAGGTTGCGGTGGCCGTCCACCAGAACGTGGATGTCGTTGGTTCCGCTCTGAAAGATTGAAACCCCATTGTCGTTGTTGTCTCCGCCCATGTCCAGATAGGCGGTATTGGTGCCCCATTGTTCGATCCCGACATTGTTGCCGGAGCCCGAGATGATCGAGGTGGTCAGGTCGTTTTCGAGCCCGTCCTGATGCACGCCGATTTCATTGTCGTCTCCGTTGAGGGTGATCTTGCCGACGGAATTGAGCCGCCCACCCTGGGTGAGCCCGAACCGGTTGTCGCTGCCCAATACCTGCAGATCGATGCTGTTTCCGTTGGCGCCCAGCCCGTCATCGCCGGCCTTCTGGATCAGCGCGCCAGATGTCGCGCCGGAATTCAACGCCCAGCCCGACAAAAGGACCCGGCCGTTGCGGTTGCCGATGAACTCCGCTTTGATGCTGTTCTCGCCGTTATGTGCCGGCGTGAGTGAGCTTTGCCGGACCTGCGAGATTTGGTTTGCGTTACCGGTCTGGATCAGTGTCGCCACCTGGCCCGGCATATCGTCCGCCTGTTCCTGTATGACCGAGGCAACCTCGTTCGCGCTCCCCCGGTTTTGCGTGATGTCGATCCGGTTGGCGCCAAGTGGAATGTCACCACGGGCGTCCTGCAGCACCTCGCCCACGCTATGATTGTCGCCCGTCTGGGTGATGGTGATGCGGTTGAACACGCTGGGCGTGGCGCCAAAGCCCTCTTGGTTGAGACCGGTGCCACTCATGCCGACATGGTTGCCAAGGCCATCCTGGGTCAATTCCAACAGGTTGTAGTAGCCGTTCTGAAAGGCCGGGTCGGCGCTTGTGCCCAACTGGTTTCCTTCACCGATCTGCTCGATCTGGCCGCTGTTGTCTTCGCCACCCTGGTCGATGAACACTAGATTGTTGTCGTCGGCAAACGCCGCCTTTCCGGCAAGGGCTATGAGCAGGGTCAACATGCCAGCCGAAATTCTTCTATTCATATCACACCACATTCCTGCCCGCCCTCCGGGCGACG
This is a stretch of genomic DNA from Aquicoccus sp. G2-2. It encodes these proteins:
- a CDS encoding ShlB/FhaC/HecB family hemolysin secretion/activation protein, which gives rise to MSNSSRYLPIAAVAVFVAGCSLIGGTPVSAQAVTPQQGNIQGKIAQQTREKLQERDAESRVKQQGPAVVTDPLNRRELPAPGGPTVLLKSVAFEPGSAFLTRAELDGIAGKYQGKRVDFSQISELVRDVNDLYAEKGIVTAAAILPPQQLSDGTLEVRLVEGQVGKVALVGEHQTKNEFIFDRVTLAKGTTVDVPTASKDIQRFNAVNRAQLRMLLQPGASFGYTDLLLGITEPPKHELQFYLDNEGVASTGRGQLSTLYRRYGLLGVDDTLLAYVATSEGSTAATLRYEFPINTHGTRLAASVTASKVNVVHGPTKVLNITGDSKSANLTLSHPLFVNENWTVLGTAAAFYGTSSSKSATVPLVDSKTTKLAPGVTLSYSGDKAAMTTQVQGVFAKATDNIAGSTRDIFLLAGSFSGQYYLENGFSLVGTGAWQHTSAKLVPGNLLFQIGGPTTVRGYPSDGVAGDSGYYASMEVHKQFNMPHGVPLDGYLFTDFGTVYSTFPKHTNLVSAGVGANYNLNDRVKLSLSVAAPLKQSVTNQSDYVVSAMMTFNAF